A genomic region of Lytechinus pictus isolate F3 Inbred chromosome 2, Lp3.0, whole genome shotgun sequence contains the following coding sequences:
- the LOC129254598 gene encoding cytochrome P450 2J4-like: MLNVIMKKYGAASPKTVKSTIEFLLRLAGNRRHTTYVLALISLLLAMIFRGRSRRRGKLPPGPMGWPILGMLPYLDPDNPAQSVWDMSKQYGSVFCGRLGSHLAVFLNDYETIKEAFSRKDDAFSDRPRISMFEVYTKGHGIATCYYDNHWKEQRRFAVKAFRHFGVGKPDSVFEEFLMRESKHLLHAYSKKHVAFNLKPFIDMAACNIISSMTFGSRFSYSERTFQQFLAALDDIFHFADVAGVTNYLDFMKYVPFSGYSSFDQRVRELESGLFVKEREGHKRTYDSSKTRDLIDAFLHEIKKKRDEGAESDTTGFSDRMLLHFIADMFAAGTDTTSNSTQWLLLCAAKFEKEQRRVQEELDRVVGRDRLPTLSDRKNLPYTEAFLVEGMRFGVGGPFAVPHAAVRDTEFKGFFIPKGTVVVSNILSVLMDAKTFPEPEKFRPSRYLREDGTLRYDMIERVHSQFGIGRRTCIGDQMARAERYVFLTHLLHTYNMSGSSGPDSLSLKSHGGLTRNPVPFDVILTERSPMITTSKICHGL; encoded by the exons ATGTTGAATGTTATCATGAAGAAATACGGGGCAGCTTCCCCAAAGACAGTGAAATCAACTATTGAATTTCTTCTACGGTTGGCGGGAAACAGACGGCACACGACGTACGTCCTCGCCCTCATCAGCCTTCTCTTGGCCATGATATTCCGTGGAAGAAGCAGACGTCGAGGAAAACTACCTCCTGGTCCGATGGGATGGCCAATCCTGGGAATGTTGCCCTACCTGGACCCGGATAATCCGGCACAGAGCGTCTGGGATATGTCTAAGCAGTACGGTTCGGTGTTCTGTGGCCGTCTCGGGAGTCATCTGGCCGTTTTCCTCAACGACTACGAGACGATCAAGGAAGCATTTAGCAGGAAGGATGATGCGTTCAGTGACAGACCGCGAATATCCATGTTTGAAGTTTACACAAAAGGCCACG GGATTGCAACCTGCTACTACGACAACCATTGGAAAGAGCAAAGGCGTTTTGCTGTCAAGGCTTTCCGCCACTTTGGTGTTGGCAAACCTGACAgtgtttttgaagaattcctGATGCGAGAATCGAAGCACCTCCTCCACGCTTACTCCAAAAAACACGTGGCCTTTAACCTGAAGCCTTTCATCGACATGGCAGCGTGCAATATTATCAGTTCCATGACATTCGGCAGTCGTTTCTCTTACTCTGAGAGGACATTTCAGCAGTTCCTAGCCGCATTGGATGATATTTTCCACTTTGCTGACGTAGCGGGCGTCACAAACTACCTGGACTTCATGAAGTATGTTCCTTTCAGTGGGTACAGCTCATTTGACCAACGGGTCCGGGAACTCGAGTCTGGGTTGTTCGTCAAGGAGCGTGAAGGTCACAAACGCACCTACGATTCATCAAAGACAAGAGACCTTATAGATGCATTCCTGCATGAGATTAAAAAGAAGAGAGATGAGGGTGCAGAGAGCGACACAACAGGTTTCAGCGACAGAATGCTCCTACATTTCATAGCAGATATGTTCGCAGCAGGAACAGACACAACCA GTAATTCAACACAATGGCTTCTACTATGTGCTGCCAAGTTTGAAAAGGAGCAACGGCGAGTCCAGGAAGAACTTGACAGAGTTGTTGGTCGAGATCGTTTACCTACACTCTCTGATAGGAAAAACCTACCATACACCGAAGCCTTCTTGGTAGAGGGTATGCGCTTTGGTGTGGGAGGACCCTTCG CTGTACCCCATGCCGCCGTTAGAGACACCGAGTTCAAAGGATTCTTCATTCCTAAGGGCACCGTTGTTGTTTCAAACATCCTGTCAGTTCTGATGGACGCCAAGACCTTTCCAGAACCTGAAAAATTCAGACCGTCCCGGTATCTGAGGGAAGACGGTACTCTTCGTTACGATATGATCGAACGAGTCCACTCTCAATTTGGAATCG GTCGGCGGACGTGCATTGGTGACCAAATGGCGCGAGCAGAACGCTATGTCTTCCTTACCCATCTCCTGCACACATACAACATGTCTGGATCCAGCGGTCCTGATTCGCTCTCTCTCAAATCGCACGGAGGGTTGACCAGGAATCCAGTTCCATTCGATGTTATTCTCACTGAGAGATCTCCCATGATTACAACATCGAAAATCTGCCATGgactataa